A single region of the Mugil cephalus isolate CIBA_MC_2020 chromosome 4, CIBA_Mcephalus_1.1, whole genome shotgun sequence genome encodes:
- the hyal2b gene encoding hyaluronidase-2 gives MEAVFHSLFSTAGQLPFLLLTLLTSWTVLCSGDIKQTRWPLYSQKPVLLAWNAPTQDCVPRHRVTLSLEQFDIVAYPTEGFVRQNLTIFYKERLGLYPYYQHDGTAVNGGLPQLASLSQHYKKMPEGLDKYIREPQAKGLAVIDWEEWRPLWIRNWAPKDIYRNKSCEILAKKNPNWTAEHVKKVAEQEFELSAKTFMLETLKLAKNLRPNQLWGFYLFPDCYNHDYRKGLTKYTGHCPPAEITRNNQLNWLWKECTALFPSIYMDFALHSTKYGRLFVRNRVKEAMRLASVGDGLARPVFVYTRPFYLSQMTLLTETDLVSTIGESVALGAAGVIFWGDTSYANSNASCSTLNNYLQGPLGPYLLNVSTAAKQCSQILCKSHGRCLRREPDTDAFLHLNPSTHKITSQSGQLKVVGAPGKAELTVFHTHFQCQCYSGYRGDGCAQKEKGQNTASSVLGTWPLCLLLPLGLLSLLH, from the exons ATGGAGGCTGTGTTTCACTCTCTCTTCAGCACAGCTGGCCAGCTGCCTTTTTTACTTCTGACCCTCCTTACATCGTGGACAGTCTTGTGTTCGGGAGATATAAAGCAGACAAGATGGCCATTATATTCCCAGAAGCCAGTTCTTCTCGCCTGGAACGCCCCGACACAGGACTGTGTGCCTCGACATCGCGTCACTTTGTCTTTGGAGCAGTTTGACATTGTGGCATACCCCACTGAGGGCTTTGTCCGACAAAATCTCACAATTTTCTACAAGGAACGCCTTGGCCTGTATCCCTATTATCAGCATGATGGCACTGCGGTGAATGGAGGTCTTCCACAACTGGCCAGCCTCAGCCAGCATTATAAAAAGATGCCCGAAGGTCTCGACAAATACATACGAGAGCCACAAGCAAAAGGTTTGGCCGTTATCGATTGGGAGGAGTGGCGCCCATTGTGGATCCGAAATTGGGCACCGAAAGATATCTATCGAAATAAGTCCTGTGAAATTTTGGCCAAAAAGAACCCTAACTGGACCGCGGAACATGTGAAAAAAGTTGCAGAGCAAGAATTTGAGTTATCGGCTAAAACCTTCATGCTGGAGACTCTGAAACTTGCCAAAAACCTGAGGCCCAATCAACTTTGGGGCTTCTACCTGTTTCCAGACTGTTACAACCATGACTACAGGAAGGGCCTGACCAAATACACAGGCCACTGTCCTCCTGCAGAGATAACTCGAAATAATCAGCTTAACTGGCTGTGGAAGGAATGTACAGCACTTTTCCCTTCGATATACATGGACTTTGCACTACACTCTACGAAGTATGGACGCCTCTTTGTCCGAAACCGGGTGAAGGAGGCGATGCGCCTGGCGTCTGTTGGAGATGGACTGGCACGTCCTGTTTTTGTGTACACCCGACCTTTTTACCTCAGTCAGATGACCCTCCTAACTGAG ACTGATTTGGTCTCCACCATAGGTGAGAGTGTTGCACTTGGAGCTGCAGGTGTTATCTTCTGGGGGGACACGTCCTACGCCAACAGCAAT GCCAGCTGCTCCACTCTCAACAATTATCTGCAGGGACCGCTGGGCCCGTACCTGCTCAACGTGTCGACAGCAGCAAAGCAGTGTAGCCAGATTCTTTGTAAATCCCACGGCCGCTGTCTTCGCAGAGAACCAGACACCGATGCGTTCCTGCATCTCAACCCCTCCACGCACAAGATAACCAGTCAGAGCGGTCAGCTGAAAGTCGTGGGAGCGCCTGGCAAGGCTGAACTGACTGTTTTCCACACACACTTCCAGTGCCAATGCTACAGTGGGTACAGGGGTGATGGCTGTgctcagaaagaaaaagggCAAAATACAGCCTCCTCTGTCTTAGGGACCTGGCCTCTTTGCCTTTTACTCCCGCTCGGACTCCTCAGTCTGCTACACTGA
- the abhd14a gene encoding protein ABHD14A, with translation MNFLRNRLVVLGLVLLATLLLYLLLPSIRQGSMEPSLEAQRMGLMVTPPPPLPTINVSIRTGQLPGDPPLFFREALPVDGAGRQILPRLQVVLLHGQAFTSKTWEELGTMALLAINGYQALAMDLPGYGKSPDSEALKTDQNRVDLLSRFMESLGVRAAVLLSPSMSGHYSIPFLVKNSAQLHGFIPIAPVGTRSYSPQQYQNIKTPTLIVYGALDTNLGAQSHKNLIQLPHHSVLKLEGARHACYMDKPREFHQGLIEFLSKLK, from the exons ATGAATTTCTTGCGTAATCGCCTCGTCGTCCTGGGCCTGGTGCTGTTGGCCACCTTACTGCTGTACCTGCTGCTGCCCTCCATTCGACAGGGCAGCATGGAGCCGTCTCTCGAGGCCCAGAGAATGGGGCTGATGGTCACCCCACCTCCTCCGCTCCCGACCATCAACGTGTCTATTCGCACCGGGCAGCTGCCCGGGGACCCTCCGTTGTTCTTCCGAGAAGCTTTACCTGTGGATGGAGCTGGGCGGCAGATATTGCCGAG GTTGCAAGTGGTCCTTCTGCACGGCCAAGCCTTCACATCCAAAACATGGGAAGAACTCGGTACAATGGCCCTGCTGGCAATTAATGGATACCAGGCTTTAGCCATGGACCTGCCAG GATATGGAAAGTCACCAGACTCAGAGGCTCTAAAGACTGACCAAAATCGTGTGGACCTCCTGTCGAGGTTCATGGAGTCCTTGGGTGTCAGGGCAGCCGTGCTTCTGAGCCCCTCCATGAGTGGACATTACTCCATCCCCTTCCTGGTGAAGAACAGCGCTCAGCTACACGGCTTTATTCCCATAGCACCAGTTGGTACCAGGAGTTACTCCCCACAGCAATACCAAAATATTAAG ACACCAACTCTAATCGTGTACGGAGCCCTCGACACAAACCTGGGGGCCCAGTCCCACAAGAACCTCATACAGCTTCCACATCACTCTGTGCTGAAGTTAGAAGGAGCTCGCCACGCTTGCTACATGGACAAACCCAGAGAATTTCACCAAGGACTGATCGAGTTCCTCAGCAAGCTGAAGTGA